Part of the Halodesulfurarchaeum formicicum genome is shown below.
GATTCGAGCAGGTGCTCAACTCCGGCGAGACCTGGATACTCACGATCGCCTGGGAGCTCGAGGAGCCGGTCGCGGGCGAACACGGGATCGAGTTCGGATTCGACTTCCATGCCGTGCAACACCGCCACTTCCAGAATCCGGACGCAAGCGCGCCGAATTGGGAGTGTGAGAGCTGTTCGGACGACTCCGGGGGGGACACGGAGCGAAAAGACATTAGCTGGGTCGCCTTTGCCGGCGAAACGAATGCGACGGTCGAGGACCTTTCTGTGGAAATCGATGGCCCGACACTCGAGTACGATCTCGACGATTCGGCTGCTGCCGTCAAGTCGATCGCACTCAAGTACGGACAGACGCTGGAGGTGTTCGCTGACGTTCCGGATACGGGACCGCTCACCGTTGGCGAGGGCGATGAGACCTTCCAGCAACAGGGGAACGGGTTCGAGGGGACCGACCACACCAACAGCGAGCCCTTCCCGAATTTCTGCTGGACAGCCAAGCTCGAAGCGGGTTCCGACAGTTTCGAATCCATCTCGGGGTGTGACCAATGAGCGAGTCAGAGACGGAATCCGCGGACGGGACGGAGCCGGGACGGCTCACCCGGCTGGGTGCATTCCTCCGTGCCAAACTCGTTCCGTCGACGCCCCGCGAAGCAGTTCACCTGCTCGCGTTGGCAGTCCTATTGGCCATCGTCATCCCCTTTGTCATCTTCGCCATTCCACAGGTCGTCGGGGCCGAGCAGAGTTACGTGGTGCTGAGTGGCAGCATGGAGCCGGCCATCAGCCCGGGAGATGTCGTCATCGTGAACGCGGTGCCGGCCTCGGCCGTCGAAGTGGGTGATGTAATCACCTACGGGGGGAGTCAGACGAGTCCCCCGACGACCCACCGCGTGATCGACATTCAGCAACAGGACGGGGAGCTGGTCTTCGAGACGAAAGGTGACAACAACGAGAACGCCGATATCGCGCTGACGGCGGCCTCGTCGCTCCGGGGGAAAGTGATGGAACTCCCGGTCGGGATCCCCGGAAACAAGCACAACCTGTTCGTGATGCCGTTCATCGGTTTCGTCGCGCAGTTTGCCCAGACCCAGTTAGGATTCCTGCTCTTCGTGGGAATTCCACTTTCCCTACTGGCGATCTCGGAGTTCTGGCGATTCATTTCGCTGAGTCGTGCGGAGGCTGAAGAGCGGGAAACGGAACCGGCCGCCGATCCGGAGGAGCAGCCGACCTACAGCGTTCCACAGACCTGGATCTTCGTCGCCGTGGCTGTCCTGGCTGGGGCGGGCGGGTTTGGCGCACACTACGCGTATCAGACCCAGAACCCGCTGATCGCAACGGTCGCAGTGGGCGCGCTGGTGGCTGGAATACTACTAGCTGCGATGCTCGTCGTGCAGGCCGAACCGGCGAACCAGGAGCGTGACGCCGGCGAGCCTGCGACCCAACCCCAGCCTGATGGGGAGGTGAAACAATGACCCGCACTGCCTGGACCTCGATCGTCGGCACGGTGATCGTCGTGATCGCGCTCGTCGGTGCGCCGTTCGCCGCGAGTACGGCTCTGGATGACCAATCGGGCCAAACGGTCGCCCTGTTCAGCGACGACGATAGCGTGAACGCGACCTTGACAGTCCAACAGAGCGAAATCGACGGCACGGTGGAGACCTGGACCGAACGCCGTGGCGATGGGTTTACCCTGTTCGTGAAACTGCCACCGGGATTCGATAACCCGGAGACGTTAGAGATCGGCCATCGGACGGACGGGACCTGGAAACTCCTGGAGACGACCGTGGTCGAGTCCGGGAACGAGTCTGACCGTCCAGTGTTGCGGGCGACGGTCTCCGGGTTCAGTCCGTTCGGGGTCTTCGACTCGAATGTTACCACGGAAAATGCCTCGGCGATGAACGAGTCCGCGCTCCTGACCGTCGACGTTCAGGGTCCGGAGGAGAGTGGGGGTGACGAGGAGCCGACCCAAGATGGTGAATCGAACGCCACCAACAGCAACGAAACGGATTCACCGGCGGTCTCGAACGGAACCGTCCAGAACGAGACTGCGGACAACGAAACTGAGCCGCGTTCACAGGGCGACGCAGGTGGATCCGATGAGGGGCAACAGGAGTCCGATGGCGAGGCTGAAAACGAAACCTCGCCAACTGACGACAGAAACGAGACGAACACGACGCCCTCGACGAACGTCACAGACGACGAGTTCGCAAATGAATCGACTGACGACGGGAACGTGACGACTGAGATGCCCGATCAGGAGAACGAAACCGTCGAGGACTCGAACGTGAGCGGTAGCGACACCAACGAAACTGTCGAGAACGAGACCACAACTGAATCCGACGTTGTCGAAAACGACACCGATGTGGTGGAGAACGAGACCACCACAGAAAGTACGGAGTCCGAGCAGGAGTCGGACGAGAATGACACGACGACTGCGGACAGCGAGGATGAAGAGCAGGACCTGTCACAGACAGATGACGATGAAGACGAGACTGACGATGATGGTGATGGTGAGGAAAGCGGCGATGCCGACGCTGATGATGAGGAAGACGAAGAAGAGGACGACTCCGACGACGAAGAAGACGAAGAAGAGGACGACTCCGACGACGAAGAAGACGAAGAAGAGGACGACTCCGACGACGAAGAAGACGAAGAAGAGGACGACTCCGACGACGAAGAAGACGAAGAAGAGGACGACTCCGACGACGAAGAAGACGAAGAAGAGGACGACTCCGACGACGAAGAAGAGGACGAAGAGGGCGATTCCGACGACGAAGAAGACGAAAACTGAGTCGGCCCAGCAACCGCCGACCAGGATAACCGTCGCAAGCGAAATGCAAATCGGCCACGCCCACACGCCGACTAGCCCGAGCAATTGCCACGCAACTGACGGTTTCCCAAATAGCTAAGTACCCGAGTTCACCAGCGAGTGGCAGTCCGATACTGACGGTTGATGGGAGGCGGTGGCCTGTGCGGTGCCGATCAGTGCCAGCGCAGCGATCAGCACGAGGACGGGATACATCCACCACGCCGGAACGATCCCCTCCGCAAGAAGCATTCCCAAGGGAGCTGCGAGGACTGCCAGGACACCAGCGAGGAGATACTCGCACTCCCAGGTTTTCTCGGTGTCGACGCCGGCGTACTGTAATAGCTCCCATGTCCGCTGGTTTCTGGCGATCCGGGCCGTCCGCGCTGTGTCGTCGTACTCCACCACCCCGGCCTCAGCCAGACGTGGCACGTGGTTTTGATATAGTGCCACGTAGACACTTCGATAGTCCGCGTCCTCGACCTTGTCCGGGTCGACGTCGTTCATTCTGGAGGCGATCTCGGTGGCGACATCACTCAGTGGGACCGCCTCGCCGCGCTCGGCCAGGAGACACAACACGTGCCGACGCCGCTGGTTGCTGAGAAGCGAGAACGCGGTGTCGGGGTCCATGGCACCGGACCTAATTGTTGGCATTACCCAGGCGTATGGCTCCCAATTTGTTAGTAAACGATCTCCTGTCCAGGTTAACGGCGACCTATGGGAGTCCGACCGTTCGTTCGATCGGGACGGTTGTCCTTTCCTAACGACCGGTTGTACCTGATTCTGCAAACTGACTGCTGATTTAGTAGCTCGATTACAAAGGTAAATCGTGGGGTAGGCCTTCTCAATGGCGCTCCACTCGCAGTATCAGAACTCGCAGTATACGGGAGCGAATCGCTGTGCGAAATGTACCGTCTTCAACCTCGTCGCAACCGTGCTGGCGGCAGGGCTGATCGCGACGGCGAATTTACTGGTGGGTGCCTTCGTATTCGTGATCGGGTTGGCCTCAATCTACTTTCGGGGGTATCTGATCCCCGGGACGCCGACGCTCACGAAGCGATATCTCCCCTTGAACGTGCTCAGGTGGTTCGGCCACGAGCCGACAGCCACGGACGGCCGCGGGCCGTCGATCGAATCTGTCCTCCTCGAAGCCGGTGTTCTTCACGAGGGTGCACAGGATCTCTACATCGATCCCGACTTTCAGCAGGCCTGGCGGACCCGGGTTCAGGAACGCCGCGGAGCGGCGGACGACCAGCTGTTGGGACAAATCGGTGGGCTCGAAGCCGAGCAACTCGACCAGGCCAACGTGGAGTCGAGCGAAGACGGAGTGGCTGCAGCCGTGAGTGACGTGCAGATCGCTCGGTGGGATTCTCGTGGGGTATTTCTCGCCGACGTGGCCGCCGCTCAGGAACTCGAACAGCGCTATGGTTCCTGGGAAACCCTCAGCTTCGACGAGCGCACAGCCGTCCTGGGCGGGCTTCGGCTCTGGCTCGAATGGTGTCCGTACTGCGATGGCCGTGTCACGCTCGGCCAGGAGACCGTCGAAACCTGCTGTGACACTATCGAGGTCGTCGTTGGTGCCTGTGAGGATTGCAATCGGCGGCTGTTCGAACTCCGGGCGTCGGGTGCCCAACTGGCGGCCTAGGAGAAGAGACTTCGGACGTAGATCCAGCGCCGGGTCCAGAGCTGATAGCCAACCGAGAGGGCCAGCACAACGAGCGCAACTGTGAGGACCGGAAGCGGGTCGATCGCGGCGAAGACGGCGACCTCCATTTCGACGAGCAGTGTTACGAGCAGACTCGTCACGGCGAATAGCTGATAATACTCTCCCCAGGAAACTCCATGGGCCGGTCGGAGGTGGAGGTATCGATCGACCGCTCTGGAGTTCGTCGTCAGTCGAACGACGTTCGAGTCCTCGTCGTAGGCGACCACGTCGGCCCCTTCGAGTTTCGGAATATGGGTCTGGTGTAACGAGCTATAGACACTCTGTCGAAGGCTCTTGGTGTCGGATTCTTGATCGGCCTCCCGATGCACGATCGCGGTCGTCAATTCGTTGATGTGGGCCTCTCCGGCCCGCTCGCGCAGAAACTGCAGGGCTGCCCGACGGCGCTCGTTCCTGAGGACGTCGTGGATCTCCGGCTCGGGCAGGCCATCGCCCCGCGAGAACGCGGGGACGTGATCGACGACGCTCACGACTCCCACCCCCAGCGACTGGTGATTCGGCCCACGTGTCTCCAGGATTCGCTGGTCCGTCTCCGTAGCATGTGTCTACCCTCAACGGGGATGGCCTTTGGTATCGCTTCGTTTACCTGTGAAATGACTCCTTTTCGCTTTGGGTTACCTCCCGCTTTACCAGTTCAGTAACTTCAAGCCCTGTGGTGGCTGGGTTCGTGTGCGCGAACGAAGTCTAGAACGACCCTGTTGAGTTCCCTCTCGGTGACTCCTCAGCATTCAGGCGCGTCATACGGATGGCGTTGGAATCCCTCGCGCTGATGGGCACGGAACAATTCGGATGACCCGGCAACCCGTTACATGTTTTGGGTTAGCAATCACCAAACCCCGAATACCGGGCCGTTAGTCGACTTATCCAGTTCTTTGCAAAGGTCTTCCGGGGAGACCATTCAGTTGCTTGCTCGGCAGGCGGGTCCGCCGAGCGGAGAAACTCATGACCGAAAACGAGGATACCAACACGTTCGAGATCTCGCGGCGGAAGACACTCGCCGCACTGGGTACCATCGGTGCCGCCTCCGCGGGGGCGGGACTGGGAACATCGGCCTGGTTCAACGACACGGAGAACTTCGAGGGCAACACACTGACCGCTGGCTCACTCGATCTGAAGGTCGACTGGGAGGAGCACTACTACGATGGGTCCGCTGGCGAGGATTTCGTCAGCTGGATCGGGGCAGCGGAACGGGTTCCCGATGGGTCACAGGCCTTCCCCATGACCGCAACCGGAGCCCTTCCTCGGGCGACCGTTTCTGAGGGGGATGTCACGGCGTTCATGCAGGCGACGGCCGTCGAGGCCAACCCTGACGAAGACGGCGACAACCTCGTCGATGGTGGCCCCTACGATGAAGTGAACGACGAAACGGACGGGCAATGGGACGTCATCGCGTGTGAGGATTACCCGGACCCGGACGCACTGGAACGCCCGATGATCGAGATCGAGGACCTCAAGCCGGGGGACTTCGGCGAGGTCACCTTCAGTCTCCACCTGTGTGACAACCCGGGCTACGTCTGGATGACCGGTGAACTCCTGGAGGCCGATGAGAACGGCGTCACCGAACCCGAAGGCGCTGACCCGGCTGAGATCGACGACCTCGTCGAACTGCTCGACGTCGTTCAGACGTCCCTCTGGTACGACGAGGACTGTGACAACCAGGCGGACGGCGAGGAGACGGTCATTTTCGAGAATCTCTCCTTGCGCTCCGCGCTGGACCTGCTCTCAGGGACCGACCCCGGACTCCCGCTGAAGCCCCAGTTCGTCGATTCGGAACCCAACGGTGAGGTTGACAACCCACTTGTGGGTCCGGGAACCTGCAGCACGGAATCCACATTCGACACCGAGCACACTACTGGCGACGTGGTCACCGTGGACGAAGAGGAAGTCGAGATTTCCGGGAACCCCAAGTGTGGGGAATTCGGGCTCGAAGAAGTAATCAAGGTCGAATCCGAGGACCTGCCGGGTGACGGCAACACGGACGTCTACACCACAACCTACGGCGACATCGAGATCACCCAGAAGGGCCAGACGATCCAGTGGCGGACCGACTCCTCACCGGACGGCGAGTTCAACGAAGCGGAGGACGGCTTCTGTATGAGCAAGGTCGCTGTCAAGGGCGGTCAGTCTGGCGGCAACGTCTACAGCTACGACAACGACAACGGGAACGACAACTTCGACGACGATGCCGAGGCCGAACTAAGCAGTGGGGAGACCGAAGAATGGCTCGAAACGCCGACCGGTCAGGACATCAGTCACATTAGCTTCTGTGTCGATCCCGAGTACACCGGCTCCAACGGGAACGGTGGGAATGGGGAAGAGGAGAACGGCGAGTGCTTCGAGAACTCCACGACCCAGTGCATCGGCTTCGAGTGGTGGGTCCCGGCCGATACGGGCAACGAGATCCAGTCGGATCGTGCCGTCTTCGACCTGGGCTTCTACACCGAGCAGTGCCGCCACAACGACGGGTCGGGGACGCAAGTCTCAGAGGGAAATAGCAGCTAGATTTCCCCCATCTCGGACCACGCTGTAACCAGCGTGGGTTTCAAACCTGTTTTCGTTTCGACCGATTGAACCCAACAGCTCGGACGTGACCAAACTCATCTATCCCTACCCAAGCTGGTCACGTTGAGATCGCGCCGATATTTTTGATTCGTTATGAGCTCCGACGAAGACCAATTAGAGCCCGCCAAACCCGTCTATTGGCTCGTTATTGCAGTAATTCGGCTCCTTGCAAAGGTCACCCACGTTGTAGGAGCGAGTGGACATCCGGGGTCGAAAACTGTCCGGGTGTGAGAACAATGTCAAAGGACGACAACAACACGTTCGAGATTTCGCGGCGGAAGACACTCGCCGCACTGGGTACCATCGGTGCCGCCTCCGCGGGGGCGGGACTGGGAACGAGCGCTTGGTTCAACGACACCGAAACGTTCGATAACAACATCGTCACGGCGGGAACTCTGGACCTCATCGTCAACTACTACTCCTGGTGGGACCAGGGAATGGCCGGATCGGGATCGGTTTCCGGCACAGCCGATGGTGAGGCGGTCACGGCCGAATTATCAGACGTCAAGCCTGGTGACAACGGCCGCATTGTCCTCTCGCCACGGATCGAGACCAACCCGGCGTATCTGTGGCTCTGTGGCGAACTGACCGCCAACGACGAGAACGGCCTCACCGAACCCGAGGCACTCGTCGACGACACCGGCGGTGACCCTGGTGAGTGGCAGGGCGAACTCGCCCAGAGCATCGATGTCACCGTTGGGTATTGTGACATCCAGATGGATGGTGGCGACTTGGGACCGAACGACGTCAGCACCGAACAGGAGATTTGGACCGGATCGCTTGCGGACTTCCTGATGGCCATCGAGGCTGGTGTTCCCCTCGATGGGGGCTCGGGAGTTCCTGAGGAGGGTAGCTTCTTCGAGCCAGGAGATCAGTCCTGCTTCGCGGGGACCGAAGACGAGGGTGACACACCTTCGCTCTGTCTCGAGTGGGAGGTGCCGGGTGAAGAGGTCGGTAACGAGATCCAGGGCGACTCACTCGAATTCGATCTCCAGATGTACGCCGAACAGTGCCGGCACAACGACGGCACTACGAACCCGTGTGCGCCAGCGCGTACGGTCTCGACAGGTGATGGGTTCAGCGACATTTCGTTCGAGAAGGCGCTGAACATGCAGGCACTCGCCCGCGGTGGCTCCGGTCGCGGGGAGATACAGGTCCACGGCGACAGCGGCGGTGTTGAGGACACCAACGTGTACGGTAGCGATACCTACCCGAGTAACACCGATATTCCGTTCACCGCGGAGATTGATCCTACAGCGCAGACTGCTTCGCTGACCGTGAACGAAGTGACCGTGACAGACGACGACGTAACAGACGGCGACGCGAACGGCGATTCGACGGGCGACCCCGAGTGGCCGAGCGGCGTTCCCGACTACATCGACGTCTCAATCAACGCCAGCAGCGCCTCCGGGAACGACGTCACGACGGTCGTCGAGGACGTCGTGATCAACGGCTCGCCCGTCTCCACGTCGATTAGCGAGAACGACGGCAAGGAGTACCTCGCCGTGACGAACGTCGACGCCTCCAGCACCGCCACCGTCGAGGGGACAATCCGCTTCGAAGGTTCGCAGAGCGACTACACCACCGAGGACTGGGTCGGCATCGACTTCCGCTGACCGACACCGGAAGCCACGACCTGCACTCTGACCCATCCGGGTAGGCCGGGCGCTTCCGGCGTCCGCGGCGGTTCGACTCCGCCGGTGGGCTTTCTCCTGTCTGTGAAGGTTGAATCACACATCGAACAGACCCGCACTCGCTCGACCACGGAGACACGTCGTTTCGATTTTTGAATCAGCTGAGACGGGACACTTCTCGATCCATACATCCGTCAAAGGAATTCGGCGACGGCCGAGCAGATTCCCAATAATCGCCTGTTATCCAATTAACGCAGGTCTTTGCAAAGGTCTCCCCTGCCATATTCGCGTGTGTACACCCGGTCACGATCACGGGTGTGAGAACAATGTCAGAGGAAGACAGCAACAACACGTTCGAGATTTCGCGGCGAAAGACACTCGCCGCGTTAGGTACCATCGGTGCCGCCTCCGCGGGGGCGGGACTGGGAACGAGTGCGTGGTTCAACGATACAGAGTCATTCGAGAATAATACGATCTCGGCCGGCGACCTCGACCTGAAAGTTGATTGGCAGCAGACCTACAACGGACCGCACCCGGAAACGGGAGAGATCGGATGGCATCCTGTCAACGCGTATCCGGATACTGATGGTGATGGTCTCCAGGACCTCAACGGCGTCAGGTACTCCGGTGCGGGGGACGTGGATCCAGTATTCGATGCGGCTGATATTCCCGGCTGTTGTGACTGTGAAGAGGGTGAATACTACCTGACCTTCGGTGGCGAATCGTACTGTATCGAACCGTTGAGTGGGGTGGGGAGTGTCGAAGACTTTTACGACTACGTCGGGACTGGAGGTGCGGTCGAGTACTCCTCCCAAAACGATGCAATTCAGCGAGAAGATGCGAGCGTCATTTTCCTTTACGAAGATGGTGATGGGAATCTCAGCCTCGTCTTTGTCAACGATGCATACACGAACGAGGACGGCGGAAGCGCTGCCTCGTTTACCATAGAGGGGGCTCCCCAGGACACCGGTTGGTTGGTCGGAGATGGTGAATGGAAGGTCAAAGATGACACTGAGGGCGACCTCAATCAAGGATTCGAGCAGTACGAAGAGTGGGAGATCGACTGGGCATGGGGCCCCGATCGGACAGACGGGGGAGCAATTGGCTACTTCGAAGATGACTTCGCTATCGAAATCTCGCCTTCCTTCAACGGTGCGGCCGACCGAGACCAACTCGGTTCGGGCCAAATCGAAGAGCTGGTCGTTCTGAGTGGCGGGAGTGGACTCGGAGACGGCTCTGACGAGATCCTCCTTAGAGACGGGATTGGCGATGAGGCAGTAGGTCCCATTGCACTTCACAGTGCATGCGGCATCGAAAGCGGTGAGGAACTTCCGGAGGACGTCTTCACCAGCGATCTCTACCCCGACCAGGAACACCTCATCGAGTTCGCCGACCTCAAGCCAGGCGACGAGGGCGAGGTCACCTTCAGCCTCCACCTGTGTGACAACCCTGGCTACATCTGGATGAACGGCCAGCTCGTCAGTGCTTCCGAAAACGGCGTGACCGAACCCGAGGCCGCGGCAGAGGGCGAAGAGGAAGACGTCGTCGAACTCCTCGACAAAGTCGAAGTCACGCTCTGGTACGACACGGACTGTGACAACGAACTCGGGGATGAGGAAGAGATCATCGCCGACGGAATTCCGCTTCGGGACGCCCTCGATGCCCTCTCGCAGAACGGGGGCCTTGGCATTCCGCTCGACGGCGACCGCAGTACGGAGTTCGACGAACTCGAGGACGCCGCGGATGACGAGAATCGCGATCCCTTCGAGAACTCCACCACCCAGTGCATCGGCTTCGAGTGGGAGCTGCCGGGTGAGGAGGTCGGGAACGAGATCCAGACCGACAGCGCCGTCTTCGATCTGGGCTTCTACACCGAGCAGGCCCGCCACAACGACGGTGCGGGACAATCCATCGACGAGAACGACACTCAGGATGGGGACCACGGCACCGACGAAAACGGAACTGGGGTCTGATCAACTCGAAACTGCGCCGTAGCCAGCGTGGTTTTCGAACCCGTTCCCTTCCGGCCGGTTGACTACAACGGCACGGACGTGATCGAACCCACGAATCCCCTACCCAAGGCGGTCACGTCTTTTTTCTTGGCTATTCCCGATTGTTTCGAACCTCGACTAACGAGTCGTTAGCTCCCACGAAACGCGTCTACCAGCACGTTATTCGCCGTTATTCGGCCCTTTGCAAAGGTGGAGGCTTCCCATGGTGTACCTGTTCACTCGGTGGCCGATTTGGGCCCCGGGTGATGCAAACCATGTCAGAGGAAAACAACACGTTCGAGATATCGCGGCGGAAGACACTCGCCGCGTTAGGTACCATCGGTGCCGCCTCCGCGGGGGCGGGACTGGGAACGAGCGCCTGGTTTAGTGATACGGAAACGTTCGAAGGTAACACGATCACGGCTGGCGAACTCGACCTCAAGGTCGACTGGGAGGAGCACTACTACGACGGCAGTAGTGGTCGGGAGTTCGTCTCCTACAGCGAGCCTGCGGATGGAGACCACGTTGCGCTGCCCGATCCGGAGGATCCCCAGGTGTGGGTCCCTCGTGATGAGTTGGGTGAGTTCATGAACGCGACAGCCCTGGAGGCGTTCCCCGACCCAGACGGAGACGGGATCCAGGAAATGGAGTACGAAGGGATGGACGGTCTGTGGACCTACGATCCCTGTTCAATGGGTGCGGATACGCCCCAAGACCTCGACCCCAAGATTGCGAACGCTCTTCGGACTGATAATGGGGATACGTACGACGACGGGGCAGGAGAGTACAAACCGCTCATCGCCCTGGACGACGTCAAGCCGGGTGACTTCGGCGAACTCACCTTCAGCCTTCATCTGTGTGACAACCCAGGATACCTGTGGATGCAGGCGGGGAACGTCACATGGTGGGAAAACGGCACGACTGAGCCCGAGGCTGAGGCAGACGATGAGACTGGTGGGTCAATGCAAAACAACACGGACGGAGCGGACATCGAATTGGCCGACGCCATCAAGACTGTTTGGTGGTACGACGCGCGCGGGGACAACGTCATTCAGGACTGCGGCGAGGAAACGCTCTACCTCACCGACAGTGTCAGTGGTTCGGATACCCCGACGAGGCTCTTTGAAGTCACTCTGACGGGGGGTAACGCCGAGCTAGTTGAGCTCTACGAGGACGATACGGGCAACTTCAACCAGACTGACGCAATCGCGGCGACGCTCAATGGTGATGCCATCCTCTTCTTCGACAAGAGCTCACACCACCTCGGACGGTACAACATCGGTTCTGATACCTTCGAGGATCTGGGTGAGGTCGACGGGGCAACTGGTGGAATCGTCCTCGCTGGACATTCCCCATCCGGAACACTCTGGGCAGCGTCTCAGGACGACGACAACCTGTACACGATCGATCCGTCTGGCCCGTCGATGACTGCGATGGGCGACACCGGGATCGATATCCAGGGTGCGGACCTCGTGTTCGCCGCGGACGGCACGATGTACATCTGGACGGCTGCGACTGACGAAGCCGGCCTCTACAAGGTCGATGACCCGGCAAGTGACACGACCGCTGAGCCAGTGGACGAGGCCAACATTGGTGACTTCACCGAGACCATCACTGGGCTCGCGATCCGTGGGAGTGGAACGGGTCAACTGGTCGGTTC
Proteins encoded:
- a CDS encoding SipW-dependent-type signal peptide-containing protein; translated protein: MSEENNTFEISRRKTLAALGTIGAASAGAGLGTSAWFSDTETFEGNTITAGELDLKVDWEEHYYDGSSGREFVSYSEPADGDHVALPDPEDPQVWVPRDELGEFMNATALEAFPDPDGDGIQEMEYEGMDGLWTYDPCSMGADTPQDLDPKIANALRTDNGDTYDDGAGEYKPLIALDDVKPGDFGELTFSLHLCDNPGYLWMQAGNVTWWENGTTEPEAEADDETGGSMQNNTDGADIELADAIKTVWWYDARGDNVIQDCGEETLYLTDSVSGSDTPTRLFEVTLTGGNAELVELYEDDTGNFNQTDAIAATLNGDAILFFDKSSHHLGRYNIGSDTFEDLGEVDGATGGIVLAGHSPSGTLWAASQDDDNLYTIDPSGPSMTAMGDTGIDIQGADLVFAADGTMYIWTAATDEAGLYKVDDPASDTTAEPVDEANIGDFTETITGLAIRGSGTGQLVGSDRENDAIVTIDRTDGSIIESYPMQVGDEAYDYDYGDMTSGKFCGEVFHRGTLGGDLAALSNGNGIPLDGNRATPFDEIEGEPASDDRDTFVPGVNHYVGFAWYVPPEVGNEIQTDAVEFDLGFYTEQARHNDGAGMENENEA